CAAACGGCTGGTGTAACTCGTTTTAATTATTGAGTGTGTTTCacaataaatcttttacttcgttagttTACCTACATAAAACAGCAGCAGTTGGAGTTTTAGTTAATTTTATTCGTGGCTGTAGCtagcagatgactagccgttttTAAAAGGTTTACTTGTTGACTTTTCTCTAACCCGCATCACAACGAAAAGGTGTTTACTGTGTGAGTTTACTAACACTCTATCAAGACTATTCTCACTCACGCGATGCCCTCCCCTCCCACGCCTCGCACACCCGTCACTGACCTCCACACCTCGCACACGCTAACTTCGCCCGCTCCCATATGACTCCACCCCCGACTTCCGCTGCCCGCGCTCCCACTCTGCACCATGCACACCCGTGAAACCGCACCTCCTCAGACAAACCGGCCGATTTATTAGAACCTGCTGATCTCATTGTGAAAgatttacgagaaaaattagTGGCATTGAGGCGTCGTATCCAACCAATCCATTGACGATAGACATGATTTCGAAATATCAGTCTTCGTCTACTGTATAGTAGTAGTTCTCATTCCCCAAAGTACCACACACTGCTGCTTTGACGCTTacgtttttattaaatcatatTATGATAACAGTAGATTTCCTTATtatctaaaaaatattaacaCCAATTTACGAGTTCAGTTAAACGGCAAAACTCAAAAGTAATATTTCTTAAGGATAAATTAGCCCGaagaaatcataaatttttaattttttctctcttgtATTATTTTGGTATAATTGTTAAAATATGCggataatcaaaataaaattaggtTTTTCTCTATCTCTTTCTCCCTTCTTCGTTTAAATATTTCTGCATTTAATTCCGTCGATTTTATTATCGTAAATAAACTTGCAATTGCAATGCAGACTGAAGTAGCACTTTAATACCCGGCATAAAACTAGCTATCTGAGCGAAATCGGATCCGGACACCATTTGCGTATGTAACCCAATGCCATTAGCGTAGTCGCCAATTTGAACTAGTTGGACCAATTGATTTAGGGATGCTAGAGTGTTTGGCGTTAGCTGGAAATAAATGTGACACTCAGTTAAAGAGGAAAGTGACTGATCCACTGTTTTTAGGGCGATACTTGTATTAGAAGGACAAATAGttcgaaagctttttttatttactaaaTTGTAGCGTTTTACTAAGAGCAAGCAATAGAAACGTTTTATTTTGACCATCCATCCAGGTTCCCTTAATTATtatcaaaaagaagaaaagaaaaccttTACTCACCCTATTCTCTCGCAACAGATCGTACAAACATTCCAGTCGCTTTGCTACATCATCAAACTTTCGTTTCGTTTgctaaatttaccaaaaaaaagaaattaatttagttGAGTGAGCTGAGCATTTAGATACAACTCCAGGGCTTCGAACTCAAGCACACTTACAGGATTCGTTGCTGCATTCACGCACTGCTGACGAAGTTCATTAAATACTGTTTGCATGTAAACATATTCCTCTGGCAACGGTTGTTTTTGCTTCGGTGGCTCCGGTGTAGCCGGCGTTTGTTGGGGCTGCTGCTGTTGgggttgttgattttgattatACATCGGTTGCGTTTGGAAATTTACCGGTTGCGTCTGAAATTGCTGATTTGGTTGCGGTTGCATTGGAAACGTTTGCGGTTGAGACGGTGTGAAGACTGATGGTGGTTGCTAtgaaaatcgaacaaaatttgttaGTATTCGTGTGGTCTTGTGAAGAAAGATTTTGTTCAATTCAATACCTGGAAAGTTGCTTGCTGGTGTTGTGTCGGATCGTATAGGCCGTTTTGAGTCAGATCATTACCGAATGCTCCATTCGTTGGGTTCGTAGTAGGGTTCGGAGGCTAAAAATTGGAGTGGTTAGTAAACTCACACAGTAAAACCATTTTCGTTGTGATGCGGGTTAGAGAAAAGTCAACAAGTAAACCTTTTAaaaacggctagtcatctgctaGCTACAGCCACGataaaattaactaaaaactcCAACTGCTGCTGTTTTATGTAGGTAaactaacgaagtaaaagatttattgtGAAACAACACTCAATAATTAAAACGAGTTACACCAGCCGTTTGTAAAAGGTTTCGAATATGTTGGGGTATGTGTTTGTTATTCGGACGTTTAAACGCAATTTTTCTAATGAATTTTCGCCATCAAAcgttcaacaacaaaatgaaaaattcgtcAAAGTTTGTCTACGCCATGAATGTTGTAATGTTCAACCGTTCCGAAACATTCTCAAACAGTCAACAGTGAaactttaaaaacaaaaacaaaactcaatCTTAAAAATCAGTCTAAAATCAATCACAGTCCTACGAAACTCAAATACCTTATCGGTTTTGGagcttttatttgaatgagactttaaaattttattccacTTTCTAGTACCAGCATGTTCGGCAGACATACTGCTATCATGAGTACAACGCACCTTCATTGTTTGTACGGATAGATAAACTTTTACTTCACTGCATTTcgatcgaaataaaaataatttttagaaataatttCTCTGTTGAACTTACCGCCTGACTTTTCGTCTTCAGTGGTGGCGGATCGTTCCATCCTGGCGGTGGCGTTGGATTTCTTTGTGGTATAGCCTGTTGGGCCAACTCAATCGGTGGAACGCcagacataaaattattatttgtttgtgCTGGCACGAATGGCATAAATTGATTCTGCTGAATTGGCGGATTAGTTGGAGCGAAATTGGGTACTGGTGCTGGGCCGAAATTGTTGCCAAAATTGTTGTTCATTGGCGGTGTGTACATGTTCGATTGGCCGTACGTTGGGCCCGACTGAACCGATGGATCTAATAGATATTTATTACGTGGAGCCGAGCCTTGTGATCCAACGCTTGATGGCCGGGCTGGTTGTTGTGTGAAATCGTTTGTAGAAGGTGGTATTTGTGGTGGTTTCGTCTGAACTGGATTCGGCACTAATGGTGATGGTTGAACTTGATGGAAGTTATTCCATTGTTGGGCTGGAGGTGAATTTGGCCACTGTTGCGTCACCGGTGGGATTGTTGGTTGACCACTGAATCCGGCATTGTAGGGTGGAGTATTTTGTGTGGGTAAATTTGGATTGAACGCTGGCTGAATAGGCATAGGAACTTGATTATTCGTCAGAGAATGTCTCGGTTGTGGTCTCAATTGATTCGGTTGTTGATTGAATTGTTGTTTCATTGGCGCTGGAGTTGCATAAGCCTGCTTATATCCCAATGAATAATAAAGTCTTGATCGTAGATCCTCAACATTGGCGTCATCGGATGGACTTAAATATGTTACAGCTGATGAAAGAGCCCCTTGAGCCGCTAACAATCCTGCGTATCTCGACAATATGTCGGCTAGTTTGCCCGAAACATCAACACTTCTGCCCTGTAATTCTATAGCCTTTTGCAACATCATCACGACCTCGATCAACTCTTGCAAGTCCCGTGACAGTTTTGCATTCGTATCACCACTGCCGTATTTCGGTTTCGGCCAAATTTCCACCAGTTTCTCAATGTTACCAGCACAAATGTAGCACAGAATTGcgttttcaatgttttcctGGCTACTTCCGCCTTCATTCAACAAACGTTCGGCCAACTGTTCACACAACATTGGCATCTGTTCCCTCGAGTGGGTCAATATTGCCACCAAACACTCTTTCCACGAATCGATGGTGCATTGTGTAACCACACCCGACCAATCTTCGGTTACCAATGCAGATATGATATTAGACAGATATCCGTCGCTGTTTTTCAAATAGCGAAATTGGGTGCGAGCGAGTAATTCGGGTCCTCCTAGAGAAAGTAGACAGAGTTGTCAACCATTTCATTGACCATAAACTCATTGAAATATGTTATCGTTACCTGTTGTTGCTATAATGATGGCATCAGCATGACGTCCCGCGTTCAAGCAAAGTTCAACGGCTGCTTCGACATCGCCACTCAACAATGCCTCACAAATTTGACCTTCTTCATCGTCTCCCGTTTTGATGCGGAAAGATAATTCTTTGCGGGCGATATCAGCTGCCATACTTTTGTGATCGGCAGCTATAGCATCAAAAACGGCATTGTTATCGTCGgactaaaaatggaaaatatttgaaaaattagcTGAGTGGGAACTGAGTCAATGAGTCAAATCTACTCACCTTATTCAGTTGCGACATACTATTACTAAGTTGATCGACACTACTGTCAGAGACATTGTGGTACTTTCCATATTTCGCCTCCAAATCCTCGGCATTGTAAcctaaaattgttttttagtcGAATGTTCGCATGATGCATCCGATTGTCCATCGCTTACCCAATAAATTCAGCATTTCCGCTCTTGGATTAGCCTCGAAATTTGACTTTACAAAATACCAAATGAATCGACCGTGCTGATTTTCCACTTGGTTCGCTTTCTGAACACAATAGTCGGTATAATTACCGCCGGCTAATACTTCTTCCAACTTATTTGAACGATCCACCAATTCTTGTTCGGTTACGACTTGATTGATGGTCA
This window of the Bradysia coprophila strain Holo2 unplaced genomic scaffold, BU_Bcop_v1 contig_324, whole genome shotgun sequence genome carries:
- the LOC119079699 gene encoding protein transport protein Sec31A; amino-acid sequence: MKVKELQKTVNVAWSPAQLNSIWLAAGTAAQQLDTSSNSVLEIYSPNLAEPGYDMVLKGSQASPYPFHKIIWSPLGHGGQYPEGVIVGGCESGHLQVYNAAKLLAGEESLMSKQDKHVGPVRALDFNPFQSNLLASGAAESEILIWDLNNTTTPMTPGTKTQPFEDIQNVAWNRQVQHILASVFSSRCIVWDLRKNEPIIKLSDTQSRVRWRALQWHPDIATQLWLASEDDQAPVVQLWDLRYATTPAKTIQMHQRGVLGLTWCPKDLNLMISCGKDNKIVCWNPNAEQGDEFQSEIASTIQWYSDVQWCPKNPALITSSSLDGNVSLYSLNGGSQQQVQTTNKIADSFPGMDTFAQAPVPQSNLAPVVYNDLRTPPVWMKPPVGASFGFGGKLITFNQGNPGKVTINQVVTEQELVDRSNKLEEVLAGGNYTDYCVQKANQVENQHGRFIWYFVKSNFEANPRAEMLNLLGYNAEDLEAKYGKYHNVSDSSVDQLSNSMSQLNKSDDNNAVFDAIAADHKSMAADIARKELSFRIKTGDDEEGQICEALLSGDVEAAVELCLNAGRHADAIIIATTGGPELLARTQFRYLKNSDGYLSNIISALVTEDWSGVVTQCTIDSWKECLVAILTHSREQMPMLCEQLAERLLNEGGSSQENIENAILCYICAGNIEKLVEIWPKPKYGSGDTNAKLSRDLQELIEVVMMLQKAIELQGRSVDVSGKLADILSRYAGLLAAQGALSSAVTYLSPSDDANVEDLRSRLYYSLGYKQAYATPAPMKQQFNQQPNQLRPQPRHSLTNNQVPMPIQPAFNPNLPTQNTPPYNAGFSGQPTIPPVTQQWPNSPPAQQWNNFHQVQPSPLVPNPVQTKPPQIPPSTNDFTQQPARPSSVGSQGSAPRNKYLLDPSVQSGPTYGQSNMYTPPMNNNFGNNFGPAPVPNFAPTNPPIQQNQFMPFVPAQTNNNFMSGVPPIELAQQAIPQRNPTPPPGWNDPPPLKTKSQAPPNPTTNPTNGAFGNDLTQNGLYDPTQHQQATFQQPPSVFTPSQPQTFPMQPQPNQQFQTQPVNFQTQPMYNQNQQPQQQQPQQTPATPEPPKQKQPLPEEYVYMQTVFNELRQQCVNAATNPQTKRKFDDVAKRLECLYDLLRENRLTPNTLASLNQLVQLVQIGDYANGIGLHTQMVSGSDFAQIASFMPGIKVLLQSALQLQVYLQPPSVFTPSQPQTFPMQPQPNQQFQTQPVNFQTQPMYNQNQQPQQQQPQQTPATPEPPKQKQPLPEEYVYMQTVFNELRQQCVNAATNPQTKRKFDDVAKRLECLYDLLRENRLTPNTLASLNQLVQLVQIGDYANGIGLHTQMVSGSDFAQIASFMPGIKVLLQSALQLQVYLR